One region of Flavobacterium sp. KACC 22763 genomic DNA includes:
- a CDS encoding SIMPL domain-containing protein — MKKLVLFLTIMFMTMSYGQEIKQVPLINVNGEGKVKVAPDQVCISASVETKGNNAKDVKKQNDEKMDAVLKFIKKMNIPTADFKTKQVALNPQYDYEKKKTSYNATQTVEIVVKDLAKYDELMEGLVQQGINRIDRVSFESSKLAQYESEARKLAMKDAKTKAEEYVSVLGQKVGKAFTISDNSQIYRPQPMYAAMRMKEADSMGGASNETLAIGEIEITANVSVSFVLD, encoded by the coding sequence ATGAAAAAACTAGTATTATTTTTAACAATCATGTTTATGACTATGTCTTACGGCCAAGAAATCAAACAAGTTCCTTTAATTAATGTTAATGGAGAAGGAAAAGTAAAAGTAGCACCTGATCAGGTTTGTATTTCAGCTTCGGTTGAAACAAAAGGGAATAATGCTAAAGACGTTAAAAAACAAAATGACGAAAAGATGGATGCTGTTTTAAAATTCATCAAAAAAATGAATATCCCAACAGCAGATTTCAAAACAAAACAAGTAGCTCTTAATCCGCAGTACGATTATGAGAAAAAGAAAACTTCTTATAACGCTACACAAACGGTAGAAATTGTAGTGAAAGATTTGGCTAAGTATGATGAATTAATGGAAGGTTTGGTTCAACAAGGAATTAACAGAATCGACAGAGTTTCTTTTGAATCATCTAAATTAGCGCAATACGAATCTGAAGCTAGAAAATTAGCGATGAAAGATGCTAAAACAAAAGCAGAAGAGTACGTTTCTGTTTTGGGGCAAAAAGTAGGTAAGGCGTTTACAATCTCTGATAACTCTCAAATTTACCGTCCACAGCCAATGTATGCTGCTATGAGAATGAAAGAAGCAGACTCAATGGGAGGAGCTTCAAACGAAACTTTAGCAATTGGCGAAATCGAAATTACAGCAAATGTTAGTGTAAGTTTTGTGTTAGACTAA
- a CDS encoding rhomboid family intramembrane serine protease — MNIILIAIIVANVVISYKGFNDLYFFRKYEFHVGSIRSGEQIRMLSSGFLHVDMMHLIFNMLTLYFFAPVVLGWLGNFSFILVYFGSLIFGSLLTMLFHKNDYSYRAVGASGAVTGVLYSAILLQPDMMLGIFFVISMPAYIFGILYLLYSIYGMKAKNDNIGHTAHFGGAIGGYLITLIKMPSLFTDHTLMVILLAIPILILFGMAKLGKL, encoded by the coding sequence ATGAATATTATTTTAATAGCGATTATCGTTGCGAACGTTGTTATTAGTTACAAAGGTTTTAATGATCTTTATTTTTTTAGAAAATACGAATTTCACGTAGGAAGCATTCGTTCTGGAGAGCAAATTAGAATGCTTTCGTCTGGTTTTCTGCATGTAGATATGATGCATTTGATTTTTAACATGTTGACTTTGTATTTTTTTGCTCCTGTAGTTTTAGGCTGGCTAGGTAATTTTTCTTTTATCTTGGTTTATTTTGGAAGCTTAATTTTTGGAAGCCTTCTTACCATGTTGTTTCATAAAAATGATTATAGTTACAGAGCCGTTGGAGCTTCTGGAGCTGTAACCGGAGTTTTGTATTCGGCAATATTACTGCAGCCTGACATGATGCTCGGAATATTTTTTGTCATTTCGATGCCGGCTTATATTTTTGGAATTTTGTATCTATTGTACTCAATTTACGGAATGAAAGCCAAAAATGACAATATTGGGCATACAGCACACTTTGGAGGTGCTATAGGAGGGTATTTGATTACTTTAATAAAAATGCCATCATTATTTACAGACCATACATTGATGGTAATTCTGCTTGCGATTCCAATTTTGATCCTTTTTGGAATGGCAAAATTGGGAAAACTCTAA
- a CDS encoding lysophospholipid acyltransferase family protein, with protein sequence MQFLVYILAYPLLWLISILPFPIFYLFSDFVCFLVYRVIGYRKKVVRENLALTLPHLNDAERKVIEKKFYKHMCDLFLEMVKTMSMSPEEMERRFHVTNIDLVLDYAKRGKSVILVASHYASYEWLLTINPKLGFQGVAVYKRLANPYFDRLIRKIRSKYNTEMIETRKAIPTMAKNQREGILSLYGLASDQSPKMERIFHSMKFMGVEVPVHTGAETLAKKYDLAVLFVEVKKVRRGYYEATFIPLADNPKEFENFKITEMYLKEVEKQILEAPEFYLWTHKRWKHRIE encoded by the coding sequence ATGCAGTTTCTTGTTTATATTTTAGCCTACCCTTTACTTTGGCTTATCTCTATACTTCCTTTTCCGATATTTTACTTATTCTCAGATTTTGTCTGTTTTTTGGTATATAGAGTGATCGGATATCGTAAAAAAGTAGTTCGCGAGAATCTTGCGCTTACTTTACCTCATTTAAATGATGCGGAAAGAAAAGTAATCGAAAAGAAATTCTACAAGCATATGTGCGACCTGTTTCTGGAAATGGTGAAAACCATGAGTATGTCTCCAGAGGAAATGGAAAGAAGATTTCATGTAACAAACATTGATCTTGTGCTTGATTATGCTAAAAGAGGAAAAAGCGTAATTCTTGTGGCTTCACATTATGCAAGTTATGAATGGCTTTTAACCATTAATCCCAAACTCGGATTTCAAGGGGTTGCGGTTTACAAAAGGCTGGCTAATCCTTATTTTGACAGATTAATTCGAAAAATCCGTTCTAAATACAATACCGAAATGATCGAAACCAGAAAAGCGATTCCAACAATGGCAAAAAACCAGCGTGAGGGCATTTTAAGCCTTTATGGTTTAGCAAGCGATCAATCGCCAAAGATGGAAAGGATTTTTCATTCGATGAAATTTATGGGTGTTGAAGTTCCTGTGCATACGGGCGCCGAAACATTGGCAAAAAAATATGATTTGGCAGTACTTTTTGTAGAGGTTAAAAAAGTTAGAAGAGGCTATTATGAAGCTACATTTATTCCTCTTGCTGATAATCCGAAAGAATTTGAAAACTTTAAAATTACTGAAATGTATCTTAAAGAAGTAGAAAAACAGATTCTAGAAGCTCCCGAATTTTATTTGTGGACGCACAAAAGATGGAAGCACAGAATTGAATAA
- the glmM gene encoding phosphoglucosamine mutase, producing the protein MTLIKSISGIRGTIGGKVGDNLTPVDAVKFASAYGTFLKNNIAKDKLTVVIGRDARISGPMIHNLVVNTLIGLGIDVIDLGLSTTPTVEVAVPLEKADGGIILTASHNPKQWNALKLLNAKGEFLSGADGAKILEIAEAEAFDFSDVDSLGEVISNDAYMDIHIDEVLNLPLVDIEAVKEAKFKVVVDGVNSSGGIIIPKLLKLMGVEVVELYCEPNGHFPHNPEPLKEHLTDISELVVKEKADFGIVVDPDVDRLAFISEDGEMFGEEYTLVACADYVLSKTPGNTVSNMSSSRALRDVTKAHGGSYEASAVGEVNVVELMKKNNAIIGGEGNGGIIYPELHYGRDSLVGVALFLTHLANKKMPVSALRASYPEYYMSKNKIELTPQIDVDAILTQMTEKYKNEDISTIDGVKIDFATEWVHLRKSNTEPIIRIYTEAPSQDAADKLALRIIDEIKVIAGI; encoded by the coding sequence ATGACTCTAATAAAATCTATTTCTGGAATCCGCGGAACGATCGGAGGAAAAGTAGGAGACAATTTAACTCCTGTTGATGCTGTAAAATTTGCGTCGGCATACGGAACTTTCTTAAAAAACAATATTGCTAAAGATAAATTGACAGTTGTAATTGGCCGTGATGCTAGAATTTCTGGACCAATGATTCATAATTTAGTTGTGAATACTTTAATTGGTTTAGGAATCGATGTAATTGATCTTGGGCTTTCTACAACACCAACTGTTGAAGTGGCTGTTCCGTTGGAAAAAGCTGACGGAGGAATTATCTTAACAGCATCTCACAATCCAAAACAATGGAATGCTTTAAAATTATTAAATGCTAAAGGTGAATTTTTAAGTGGAGCTGACGGTGCAAAAATTCTTGAAATTGCTGAAGCAGAAGCTTTTGATTTTTCTGATGTGGATAGTTTAGGCGAAGTTATTTCTAATGACGCTTACATGGATATTCATATCGATGAAGTTTTAAACTTGCCATTGGTTGATATTGAAGCGGTTAAAGAAGCTAAGTTTAAAGTGGTTGTCGATGGTGTAAATTCTTCAGGAGGAATTATTATTCCGAAACTTCTAAAATTAATGGGAGTAGAAGTGGTGGAATTATATTGTGAACCAAACGGACATTTCCCACACAACCCAGAACCTTTAAAAGAGCATTTAACGGATATTTCTGAATTAGTTGTAAAAGAAAAAGCTGATTTTGGTATCGTGGTAGATCCAGATGTAGATCGTTTGGCTTTTATTAGTGAAGACGGTGAAATGTTTGGCGAAGAATATACTTTAGTTGCCTGTGCAGATTATGTTTTAAGTAAAACTCCAGGAAATACAGTTTCTAATATGTCATCTTCTCGTGCTTTAAGAGATGTTACAAAAGCGCATGGCGGAAGTTATGAAGCAAGTGCAGTAGGAGAGGTGAACGTAGTAGAGTTGATGAAGAAAAACAATGCAATAATTGGTGGTGAAGGTAACGGTGGAATTATCTATCCAGAGTTGCACTACGGAAGAGACAGTTTGGTTGGAGTTGCTTTGTTTTTAACGCATTTAGCAAACAAAAAAATGCCGGTTTCTGCTTTGAGAGCTTCTTATCCAGAATACTACATGAGCAAAAATAAAATTGAATTGACTCCGCAAATCGATGTTGATGCAATTTTAACTCAAATGACGGAGAAATACAAAAACGAAGATATCTCGACAATTGATGGTGTAAAAATTGATTTTGCGACAGAATGGGTTCATTTAAGAAAATCAAACACAGAGCCAATTATTCGTATTTATACTGAAGCGCCTTCTCAGGATGCAGCAGATAAATTAGCACTTCGAATTATTGATGAAATTAAAGTAATTGCTGGGATCTAA
- a CDS encoding acyl carrier protein phosphodiesterase, producing MNFLAHIYLSGDNDLIKIGNFMADGIRGKQFEHFPEDVQKGILLHRFIDTYTDSHDIFRKSTKRLHERYHHYAGVIVDIVYDHFLAKNWTQYSDEELELFVKRFYHSLHDNYDILTEKTQGLMPYMIERNWLLSYRTTEGIQNILTQMDRRSKNISQMQFAVEELTEFYDEFEEEFTLFFDEMRTKAKEKLLSL from the coding sequence ATGAATTTCTTAGCCCATATATATCTTTCTGGAGACAATGATTTAATTAAAATCGGGAATTTTATGGCGGATGGAATTCGCGGTAAACAGTTTGAGCATTTTCCCGAAGATGTACAAAAAGGAATTTTACTGCATCGATTCATTGACACTTATACCGATTCTCACGATATTTTTAGAAAAAGCACCAAACGCCTTCACGAGCGATACCATCATTATGCGGGAGTTATTGTAGATATTGTTTACGATCATTTCTTAGCCAAAAACTGGACGCAATATTCTGACGAAGAATTAGAGCTTTTTGTTAAACGGTTTTATCATTCCTTACATGATAATTATGATATTTTAACCGAAAAAACACAAGGTTTAATGCCTTATATGATTGAAAGAAACTGGCTTTTGAGTTATCGAACCACTGAAGGAATCCAGAACATTTTGACGCAAATGGACAGAAGATCTAAAAATATTTCACAAATGCAGTTTGCTGTTGAAGAACTTACTGAGTTTTATGATGAGTTTGAAGAAGAATTCACACTTTTCTTTGATGAAATGAGAACAAAAGCCAAAGAAAAACTACTTTCTCTTTAA
- the ggt gene encoding gamma-glutamyltransferase, which translates to MKKITILIALLYISSSNAQQTTPNPTGLVVTKAMVVSAREEASKIGSDIMKNGGNAFDAMVGTELALAVAFPFAGNIGGGGFMVYRKANGEVGSLDYREKAPLAATKDMFLDSEGNVIKGKSTQTALAIGVPGTIAGVFAVHKKYGTMPISKILEPVIALAERGVVVTKKQEKSLKDYHESIVKINGENSLLSGSFKENDTIKYPALAKTLKRIQKKGRNEFYKGETAKILVNYLKEKGGIITMQDLSKYEAKWRTPLQFTYKGLKITSMAPPSSGGICLAQILKMLEPYDLAKMGHNSADAIQVIVEAERRAYADRSYFLGDPDFVKIPMKELLDENYLRERMASFNPEKATLSSEIKEGKVNYAESTETTHYSIVDQFGNAIAATTTLNDGYGSKYYCDELGFFLNNEMDDFSAKPGSPNMFGLVGNEANSIAPQKRMLSSMTPTIVEKDGKLFMVVGTPGGSTIITSVLQTILNVYEYNLSMQEAVNAPRFHHQWLPDLITFEPNTFESKTIDKLKAKSYIINEKPTPIIGKVDAILVLPDHTLEGGADFRGDDKAIGF; encoded by the coding sequence ATGAAAAAAATTACGATTTTAATCGCCCTCTTATATATAAGCAGCAGCAATGCACAACAGACAACGCCAAACCCAACTGGACTAGTTGTTACAAAAGCAATGGTGGTTTCTGCTCGTGAAGAAGCCTCAAAAATTGGTTCTGACATTATGAAAAATGGAGGAAACGCTTTTGACGCCATGGTCGGAACTGAATTAGCTCTTGCAGTTGCTTTTCCGTTTGCAGGAAACATCGGCGGCGGCGGATTTATGGTGTATAGAAAAGCAAATGGCGAAGTTGGTTCTTTGGATTATCGCGAAAAAGCGCCACTGGCAGCCACAAAAGATATGTTTTTGGATAGCGAAGGAAATGTTATAAAAGGAAAAAGTACTCAGACAGCACTTGCCATTGGCGTTCCAGGGACTATTGCAGGTGTTTTTGCTGTTCATAAAAAATATGGTACAATGCCTATTTCTAAGATCCTTGAGCCTGTAATTGCTTTAGCAGAAAGAGGGGTTGTAGTGACTAAAAAACAGGAGAAAAGCTTAAAGGATTATCATGAAAGCATTGTAAAAATAAATGGAGAAAACTCGCTCTTATCTGGCAGCTTCAAAGAAAACGACACTATCAAATATCCGGCTTTAGCCAAAACTTTAAAAAGAATTCAGAAAAAAGGAAGAAACGAATTTTACAAAGGTGAAACGGCAAAAATCTTAGTCAATTATCTTAAGGAAAAAGGTGGCATTATCACAATGCAGGATTTATCGAAATATGAAGCTAAATGGAGAACACCATTACAGTTTACTTATAAAGGTTTAAAAATCACTTCGATGGCTCCGCCAAGCAGCGGTGGAATCTGTCTGGCTCAAATCTTAAAAATGCTAGAACCTTATGATTTAGCCAAAATGGGACATAATTCTGCAGATGCCATTCAGGTAATTGTTGAAGCGGAAAGAAGAGCTTATGCCGATAGAAGCTACTTTTTAGGCGATCCAGATTTTGTCAAAATTCCGATGAAAGAATTATTAGACGAAAATTACCTTCGTGAGAGAATGGCTAGTTTTAATCCGGAAAAAGCAACTTTATCTAGCGAAATAAAAGAAGGAAAAGTAAATTATGCCGAAAGCACAGAAACTACTCACTATTCAATTGTAGATCAATTCGGGAATGCTATTGCTGCTACGACAACTTTGAATGACGGTTATGGCTCTAAATATTATTGTGACGAACTTGGTTTCTTTTTAAATAATGAAATGGACGATTTTAGTGCCAAACCAGGTTCTCCAAATATGTTCGGTTTGGTTGGAAATGAAGCCAACAGCATCGCTCCGCAAAAACGAATGCTAAGCTCAATGACACCAACCATTGTAGAAAAAGACGGAAAACTTTTTATGGTGGTAGGAACTCCAGGAGGTTCAACTATTATAACTTCCGTTTTGCAAACAATTCTAAATGTTTATGAATATAATTTAAGCATGCAGGAAGCTGTAAATGCTCCGCGTTTTCATCATCAGTGGCTGCCAGATTTAATTACTTTTGAACCTAACACTTTTGAAAGCAAAACTATTGACAAGTTAAAAGCTAAGAGTTACATTATCAACGAAAAACCAACTCCAATTATCGGAAAAGTAGATGCTATTTTGGTTTTGCCAGACCATACATTAGAAGGAGGAGCTGACTTTAGAGGCGATGATAAAGCTATTGGTTTTTAA
- a CDS encoding chloride channel protein: MIKKYFRRLESIIALAQSLMTPKQFLFLSSVLTGISCAFAVIALKTFAHSVFSFATYINGILKLSFINSILPIIGITLTVFVVNKVLNGSIQKGTSQILYAVAKKASIIPKKQMYAQIVTSSLTVGLGGSAGLESPIVITGAAFGSNYAQNYKMQYKDRTLLIGCGVAAGIAAAFNAPIAGVLFAIEVLLVDVSISAFTPIMISAATGALVSAIVLDESILLSFKKQETFDYHNIPFYVILGVLTGLAAIYYSRNFQRVEHYFAKQQINPYKKALIGSSLLALLIFIFPTLFGEGYESIKTLSNTDPGQLLDNTLFADFRNNQWVLLLFIGATMMVKVFASGLTLGSGGNGGNFAPSLFLGSYLGYFFSKLVTLIGLSKLPISNFTMVGMAGILSGLFHAPLTAIFLIAEITGGYGLMIPLMIVSSISFAISKRFEKYSLDVKGLAKKGHAFTSNKDSNILSTLDIDSIIQCDYLTVHPDENLTKLVDLISHSNQVVFAVVNNEKDLVGVVHFNDIREIIFNTYRVKYTFIRDVMKVPTTTISTLDSMEIVMRKFETSKSAFLPVLRDGKYHGFISKSIALEAYRTKLRSMTIE, translated from the coding sequence ATGATAAAAAAATATTTCAGACGACTTGAAAGTATAATTGCTTTGGCTCAATCTTTAATGACTCCAAAACAGTTCCTTTTTTTATCTAGCGTTTTAACTGGAATATCATGTGCTTTTGCCGTGATTGCCCTTAAAACATTCGCCCACAGCGTCTTCTCTTTTGCCACATACATTAATGGAATTCTAAAACTGAGTTTCATCAACAGTATTTTGCCCATTATTGGTATTACATTAACCGTTTTTGTTGTAAATAAAGTTCTTAACGGAAGTATACAAAAAGGAACTTCTCAGATACTTTATGCTGTTGCCAAAAAAGCCAGCATTATCCCCAAAAAACAAATGTACGCGCAGATTGTAACCAGTTCGTTAACGGTTGGATTAGGAGGTTCGGCAGGTTTAGAGAGTCCCATCGTAATTACTGGAGCAGCATTTGGTTCAAATTATGCCCAGAATTATAAGATGCAATATAAAGATCGAACTTTATTAATTGGATGCGGAGTCGCAGCTGGAATCGCAGCAGCGTTCAACGCCCCAATTGCTGGAGTTCTTTTTGCTATTGAAGTTTTATTGGTAGATGTCAGCATTTCTGCTTTTACCCCAATTATGATTTCGGCTGCAACAGGTGCTTTGGTTTCTGCAATTGTGCTAGACGAAAGCATACTTTTAAGTTTCAAAAAACAGGAAACATTTGATTATCATAACATCCCCTTTTATGTTATTTTAGGTGTGCTCACTGGATTGGCTGCAATTTACTACTCAAGAAATTTCCAAAGAGTAGAACATTATTTTGCCAAACAACAAATCAATCCATATAAAAAAGCGTTGATTGGGTCATCGTTATTGGCACTGTTGATTTTTATTTTTCCAACACTTTTTGGTGAAGGATATGAGAGCATCAAAACCCTGTCTAATACAGATCCGGGACAATTATTAGACAATACTTTATTTGCCGATTTTAGAAACAATCAATGGGTTTTGCTTTTATTTATTGGCGCTACTATGATGGTTAAAGTATTTGCTTCGGGCTTAACTCTTGGAAGCGGAGGAAATGGAGGGAACTTTGCTCCTTCTCTATTCTTAGGATCTTATTTGGGATATTTCTTTTCTAAACTAGTTACACTTATCGGCTTATCAAAACTTCCTATCAGTAATTTTACAATGGTCGGAATGGCTGGAATTCTAAGTGGTTTATTTCATGCTCCTCTGACTGCCATCTTCTTAATTGCTGAAATTACTGGAGGTTACGGATTAATGATTCCGCTAATGATTGTTTCTTCCATCAGTTTTGCCATTTCTAAACGTTTTGAAAAGTATTCGCTTGACGTAAAAGGATTAGCCAAAAAAGGCCATGCGTTTACAAGCAATAAAGATTCTAATATTTTATCAACTTTAGATATCGATTCGATTATTCAGTGTGATTATTTGACAGTGCATCCAGATGAAAATTTGACTAAACTGGTTGATCTTATTTCGCATTCCAACCAAGTTGTTTTTGCAGTTGTAAATAATGAAAAAGATTTGGTCGGAGTAGTTCACTTTAATGATATTCGAGAGATTATTTTCAATACTTACCGTGTAAAATATACTTTTATTAGAGACGTAATGAAAGTACCAACAACTACAATTTCTACACTTGACAGCATGGAAATTGTAATGCGAAAATTTGAAACTTCAAAATCTGCCTTTCTTCCTGTTTTAAGAGATGGAAAATACCACGGATTTATTTCCAAATCAATAGCACTCGAAGCTTACAGAACAAAACTTCGTTCCATGACTATTGAATAG